The Pseudomonas sp. MH9.2 genomic interval AGAACTCATCGGTCACGCCCGTCCCCCCCACCACCGCCAGACGTTTGTCCACCAACAGCAACTTGCGGTGATCGCGGTAGAGGTTACGAAAACCACGGTGCCAACGCACAGGGTTGTAAAAGCGCAGAACGACGCCTGCTTCGATCAAGCGATTGCGCAGGTTCAAGGTGAATGCCTGAGCGCCATAGTCGTCGAACAAGCAGCGCACAACGACCCCGCGTGACGCCGCGTGGACCAGCGCTTGAACCACCGCATCGGCACAGGCTCCGGCTTCGACCAGATAAAGCTCCAGTTCGACCTGCTGTTGCGCCTGCTCGATAGCCTCGATCATGCGCGGGAAAAATGCCGGACCGTCGACCAGCAAACTGAATTTATTGCTGCTGCGCCAGGCAAAGATCGCTCGACTCATGTCAGCGCGCCGTGAAAATCAGCACGGCACCCACCGGTACCGACAAACTGATTGCCGACAACCCGGCGACCTTACGTAAAGCGCTCAGGCCAGGCACCAAATCGAAATCCTCGGCATGCACCACTAAAGGCTCCAGGGTGACCACTTGGAATCGTCGATCATCAAGCCGGGTGGCGAGCAGTTCGGCACTGTAGCGGTGGGAGGCGCCGTGCAGGGTGACGGTCAGTGGCAGGCGCAGTTCCAGTTGAGCACCGGGCGCCAGGTCGTTGATCGGCCGCAAGTCGAGTTGCGCGGCAATCTGCGCCGAAGGAAACTGTTTAACCTCAAACAACTGATCACGCATGCGTTCGTCGCGCAGGGGAATACCACTGCTGACGGAGTCGAGCTCGACCTGAAGTTCGGCCATGCCTTTCAGGTCGACCTTACCGTGCAAGACGAGAAAGCGATGCACTTCAGACGTGTCAGCATTTTTGGTGGAAATAAACGACAGTCGCGATGACTCGTTATCCAGATACCAACTGGCGTGGGCCGGCAAAGCCAGGACTCCAAGCAGGGCCTGCACGCCAAGGAGGGCCAGGCGGGTCATCGTGTGCATGCAAGCTCCAGGTGCGCATTTGGCGCCAACCTTAACCGGCTGTCAGAGAGCTGGCAAATGCTGTGCAAACGCCAGCGGGCAACGCCTCAGCGGGTCATAGATCCAGCTGACAGCCCTGACGCGGGTTCTGCCATGCTGCGCTGCTGCTACGGCCAAAGCCAGTGGCGGTCACGCGTTTATTCTCGACGTCATCGACCAGACTACTGGGCACGTATTGCTTCACGTACGCCGCGCAATAGTCAGCAGGGTTGCCCGTCACGTATCGGCACGAACAATACTCCTTGGCCGTATAGGCACTGATGATGCTCGGGAAAACCCGCAATGCAACACGGTTCTGCCAAGCCAACACGGCTACCAGCAGGGCCACCAGCAACAGCAGGCTGCTGAATGGGCGGCGCAGGACAAACCAGCGGTGGCTGTTCACTGCTCACCCTCCCCGGCAAACGCAGCCAGTGCCCGCTTGAGCAATTGATCGTCGTCGTAACGCGCATCACGGTCATCGGCGTAACGCACGATCACCAGATTGGCGCTGGGCACCACATACAAGGCCTGCCC includes:
- a CDS encoding amidase — protein: MNSHRWFVLRRPFSSLLLLVALLVAVLAWQNRVALRVFPSIISAYTAKEYCSCRYVTGNPADYCAAYVKQYVPSSLVDDVENKRVTATGFGRSSSAAWQNPRQGCQLDL
- a CDS encoding YceI family protein; protein product: MHTMTRLALLGVQALLGVLALPAHASWYLDNESSRLSFISTKNADTSEVHRFLVLHGKVDLKGMAELQVELDSVSSGIPLRDERMRDQLFEVKQFPSAQIAAQLDLRPINDLAPGAQLELRLPLTVTLHGASHRYSAELLATRLDDRRFQVVTLEPLVVHAEDFDLVPGLSALRKVAGLSAISLSVPVGAVLIFTAR